One Methanocellales archaeon DNA segment encodes these proteins:
- the serB gene encoding phosphoserine phosphatase SerB has protein sequence MLIVFDMDNTLVDVEIIDELAKAAGVGEKVAEITRKAMQGEVDFGTALIERVQLLKNLPEKDVIKIADSIPIMKGAERLIKEAKSMGYKTAMISGSFTIFAQKVGEKLGIDHVVANELVIKDGIVTGEVTGPLMKQESKESVLAEIVKSEGLEFKDCVVVGDGANDIHMFKNAGLSIAFGHNPVLRDIADVVITQKDQEMIIPLLTKPRQDMLEELQEKMEKLKSESERLKEKRNKLNQTASELSMKRDELNQKARELVIAAQAYKKERDEYNEKVSEHKAKRDELNEKANKVYARLDKLRKKSNAKGSSIEELKREIDKLEFKQQTEVLSISKERQLVERISSLQEKYLKRKAQLEQDIELKALLEEAQNLWNQASEYHEKVTEYANLAQDRHEKMIAAFREADQMRTDADAIHKDFVNAQENADEMHNGFIKTQKEIRDFDKLIGSLKRKSQKDKEDKKRRDTQKKAEEIYDQFKKGEKLNTEDLLLLQRSKLL, from the coding sequence TTGCTAATAGTATTTGACATGGATAACACCCTCGTCGATGTTGAAATAATCGATGAGCTTGCTAAAGCTGCTGGTGTGGGTGAAAAGGTTGCCGAAATCACCAGAAAGGCTATGCAGGGCGAAGTTGATTTTGGAACAGCCCTTATAGAGAGAGTGCAACTTCTCAAGAATTTACCTGAAAAAGACGTCATAAAAATAGCAGATAGCATACCTATCATGAAAGGTGCCGAGCGGTTAATCAAAGAAGCAAAATCCATGGGATACAAGACAGCGATGATATCTGGAAGTTTTACGATTTTTGCGCAAAAGGTCGGAGAAAAACTCGGCATAGATCATGTCGTTGCTAATGAGCTGGTAATAAAAGATGGCATTGTAACCGGGGAGGTAACAGGGCCCTTGATGAAACAAGAGTCCAAAGAATCTGTGCTCGCAGAAATCGTAAAATCAGAGGGATTAGAGTTTAAGGATTGCGTGGTCGTGGGAGACGGAGCAAATGACATACACATGTTTAAGAATGCCGGGCTCTCGATAGCATTTGGCCATAATCCAGTATTACGCGATATTGCAGATGTGGTGATAACTCAGAAGGACCAAGAAATGATAATCCCCTTGCTAACTAAGCCAAGACAGGACATGCTAGAAGAACTACAAGAAAAGATGGAAAAACTGAAAAGCGAATCAGAAAGACTCAAAGAAAAGCGAAACAAACTTAACCAGACTGCATCTGAGCTATCGATGAAAAGGGATGAGCTTAACCAGAAAGCAAGAGAGCTCGTGATCGCTGCCCAAGCCTACAAAAAAGAAAGGGATGAATATAACGAGAAGGTGAGTGAGCATAAAGCAAAGCGAGACGAGCTAAACGAAAAAGCGAACAAAGTCTATGCTCGATTGGATAAACTGCGCAAAAAGAGTAATGCAAAGGGGTCATCTATCGAGGAACTCAAGCGAGAAATCGATAAGTTGGAATTTAAACAACAGACGGAAGTACTGAGCATCAGCAAAGAGCGTCAATTGGTTGAGCGGATTTCCTCCCTACAGGAAAAATATCTGAAGAGAAAGGCTCAGTTGGAGCAGGATATAGAGCTCAAAGCACTTTTGGAGGAGGCACAAAATCTCTGGAACCAAGCCTCAGAATATCATGAGAAGGTCACTGAGTACGCAAATTTGGCGCAAGATAGGCACGAAAAAATGATTGCTGCATTCAGAGAGGCTGACCAAATGAGGACTGATGCAGATGCCATCCATAAGGATTTCGTAAATGCGCAAGAAAATGCCGATGAGATGCATAATGGATTCATAAAGACACAAAAGGAGATTCGTGACTTTGATAAGCTAATAGGCAGCTTAAAGAGAAAGAGTCAAAAAGATAAAGAGGATAAAAAGAGGCGTGATACCCAGAAAAAAGCCGAAGAGATATATGATCAATTCAAAAAAGGTGAAAAATTAAATACAGAAGACCTGCTTTTGCTTCAGCGATCGAAGCTGCTTTAG
- a CDS encoding transcription initiation factor IIB, whose protein sequence is MYALQDEQMEETKRSNEIKKGRKGLGEYEETKTECPECGSTQLVHDYERAELICEECGLVIEEDFIDMGPEWRAFDYDQRMKRSRVGAPMTYTIHDKGLSTMIDWRNRDSYGKSLSSRSRAQLYRLRKWQRRIRVSNATERNLAFALSELDRLASALGLSRDVREAAAVVYRRAVDQNLIRGRSIEGVSAASLYAACRQCNVPRTLDEISEFSRVGRKEIGRTYRFISRELGLTLMPTSPIDYVPRFASGLNLKGEVQSKAVEILRQAGEKELTSGRGPTGVAAAAIYIASLLSGERRTQREVADVAGVTEVTIRNRYKELAEELGIEIIL, encoded by the coding sequence ATGTACGCTTTACAAGATGAACAAATGGAAGAGACCAAAAGGTCGAATGAAATAAAAAAAGGACGCAAGGGTCTGGGCGAATACGAGGAAACCAAGACGGAATGCCCGGAATGCGGAAGCACTCAACTTGTGCATGATTATGAGAGAGCCGAGCTAATCTGTGAAGAATGTGGTCTCGTCATCGAAGAGGACTTCATAGATATGGGACCTGAATGGCGAGCCTTCGATTACGATCAACGAATGAAGCGTTCCAGAGTAGGAGCACCGATGACCTACACCATACATGACAAAGGGCTGAGCACGATGATCGACTGGAGAAACAGAGATTCATACGGTAAGTCGTTATCATCGAGGAGTAGAGCCCAGTTGTATAGACTGAGAAAGTGGCAACGCAGAATAAGAGTGAGCAACGCAACAGAGCGTAACTTAGCTTTTGCGTTATCAGAATTGGATAGGCTCGCATCAGCCTTGGGACTTTCCAGAGATGTTCGAGAGGCTGCTGCAGTTGTTTACAGGAGGGCAGTAGACCAAAATCTGATCAGAGGTCGCAGCATTGAGGGAGTTTCAGCAGCCTCATTATATGCAGCCTGTAGACAATGCAACGTGCCCAGAACATTGGACGAAATATCAGAGTTCTCACGAGTTGGAAGAAAGGAGATCGGGCGCACTTACAGATTCATATCAAGGGAGCTTGGACTTACTCTCATGCCGACCTCCCCCATAGATTATGTTCCAAGATTCGCATCAGGTCTAAATCTGAAGGGGGAGGTACAATCCAAGGCAGTCGAGATCCTAAGACAGGCAGGAGAGAAAGAGCTGACCTCAGGAAGAGGGCCGACAGGTGTTGCAGCAGCAGCTATCTACATCGCATCCCTTCTTAGCGGAGAAAGAAGGACGCAAAGAGAAGTAGCAGATGTGGCAGGCGTTACTGAAGTCACGATAAGAAACAGATACAAGGAGTTAGCAGAGGAGCTTGGCATTGAGATCATCCTATGA
- a CDS encoding glucose-6-phosphate isomerase family protein: MVSLEFGGRIAEPSVRRVDDMKEVIYDKRWLKSAGNLDLYYMYRDLSLSRRDGEIIKKNHLRYDITIIPPRVLGVEYVKTIGHYHPPLPDAKLSYVEVYEVLNGEAHYLLQKCQNDDVRDVVLIKAERGDKVIIPPDYGHVTINPSNKELRMCNWVARDFSSIYEPIKEKGGAAYFELVIGFVKNENYGNVPELRFLEPTNFSEVGLRKNREMYGLIREDPALLEFLTKPQDYGWLFERVLGDE, encoded by the coding sequence ATGGTAAGCTTAGAGTTTGGAGGCAGGATAGCAGAGCCAAGCGTAAGGCGAGTAGATGACATGAAAGAAGTCATCTACGATAAAAGATGGTTGAAGAGCGCTGGAAATCTTGACCTGTATTATATGTATAGAGACCTGTCCCTGAGCAGAAGGGATGGGGAGATCATAAAAAAAAATCACCTGAGATATGATATCACTATAATCCCACCACGTGTTTTAGGCGTGGAGTATGTGAAAACAATCGGACATTATCATCCCCCTTTGCCAGATGCAAAACTGTCCTATGTAGAGGTCTATGAAGTGCTTAATGGTGAGGCGCATTATCTGTTGCAAAAGTGCCAAAATGATGATGTCAGGGACGTCGTGCTGATAAAGGCTGAAAGAGGGGATAAGGTGATCATACCGCCCGATTATGGCCATGTGACCATAAATCCCTCCAACAAAGAGCTTCGAATGTGCAACTGGGTTGCCCGCGATTTTTCATCCATCTATGAGCCAATAAAAGAAAAGGGCGGGGCTGCCTACTTTGAGTTGGTTATCGGATTCGTAAAAAATGAAAATTACGGAAATGTGCCAGAGCTACGGTTTCTGGAGCCTACAAACTTCTCAGAGGTCGGGCTGAGGAAAAACAGGGAAATGTACGGATTGATAAGGGAGGATCCGGCGCTGCTGGAGTTTCTGACCAAGCCGCAGGATTATGGGTGGTTGTTTGAGAGAGTTCTGGGGGATGAGTGA
- a CDS encoding helix-turn-helix transcriptional regulator, whose protein sequence is MTQAKIICHRFLSLESLYGKGLRNIRKTLGLTQKELAALTGICCSSISNIENDRQDPTVKTMIRVRDALLGYIDSNAVPCVASDDMVVMTIGLLRSESVASRGARNKKLSEF, encoded by the coding sequence ATGACCCAAGCAAAAATCATTTGCCATCGTTTTCTGAGCTTGGAGAGCCTGTATGGAAAAGGCCTCAGAAATATCAGAAAAACTCTTGGATTAACCCAAAAGGAGCTTGCAGCCCTTACAGGGATCTGTTGCTCAAGCATCTCCAACATAGAAAACGATAGACAAGATCCTACTGTGAAGACCATGATACGGGTGAGAGATGCACTGCTAGGTTACATTGATAGCAATGCTGTTCCCTGCGTAGCATCCGATGACATGGTGGTTATGACCATCGGATTGCTGCGTAGTGAAAGTGTTGCATCAAGGGGAGCGAGGAATAAAAAGTTATCTGAGTTTTAA
- a CDS encoding adenylate kinase, producing the protein MGKLVAITGVPGVGKSTVVQFALEGIKEKYEIINFGDYMFDAAKEAGLVEHRDAMRTQMPLERYKVIQELAAEKISSKSKDMNIILDTHCSVLKPQGYYPGLPHHVLKKLPLDLLVVVESSEEGITARRIKDECIRKREEPITEQQRLNRMYAAACSVITGVPLFIFQNEQGKAKEAGDKLRKVLEGI; encoded by the coding sequence ATGGGAAAACTGGTTGCAATAACAGGAGTGCCCGGCGTAGGAAAATCCACTGTGGTGCAATTTGCGCTCGAAGGCATCAAAGAAAAATACGAGATAATAAACTTCGGAGACTACATGTTTGATGCTGCTAAGGAGGCCGGGCTGGTAGAACATAGGGATGCGATGAGGACGCAAATGCCTCTTGAGCGTTATAAAGTTATACAGGAGTTGGCTGCCGAGAAGATATCCTCCAAGTCAAAGGATATGAACATCATATTGGATACTCATTGCAGTGTTCTCAAGCCCCAAGGCTATTATCCTGGTTTGCCACATCATGTGCTCAAAAAACTGCCTTTGGACCTACTCGTCGTGGTGGAATCCAGTGAGGAAGGCATAACCGCTAGAAGAATAAAGGACGAGTGCATCAGAAAAAGGGAGGAGCCCATCACTGAGCAGCAGCGCCTCAATCGAATGTATGCAGCTGCATGCTCTGTCATCACGGGCGTGCCCTTATTCATCTTTCAAAACGAGCAGGGTAAAGCCAAGGAAGCCGGAGATAAACTCAGAAAGGTGCTGGAAGGTATATGA
- a CDS encoding YkgJ family cysteine cluster protein, which produces MSEFSFDASMDKKIGKSAERNPFIMNSFIINLSDIYLPFFDWEIDDFLQELKKINSTRKIVPVQVSFDLKSERTIVHKYTLDGQDCPFLSNNKCNIYEKRPIACKQFPCMYDLSGLISGQEIKLYENTGCKFERENELKPDLNNRDEGKLSRSDIVIFLKKRYGDSLFYNLEGAAYSRRSNIFLINLEKEGKIKLARKGYDLKYLLKRINNSDAIGFSKLYEEITGNPRKSIYDMDSIKSHFSKY; this is translated from the coding sequence TTGTCAGAATTTTCTTTCGATGCATCTATGGATAAAAAAATTGGAAAATCTGCTGAACGGAATCCGTTTATTATGAATTCGTTTATTATTAACCTAAGTGATATATATCTTCCTTTTTTTGATTGGGAAATTGATGATTTTTTACAGGAGTTAAAAAAAATAAATTCAACGAGAAAAATAGTTCCTGTTCAGGTTTCCTTCGATTTGAAGAGCGAAAGAACAATTGTACACAAGTACACATTAGATGGACAAGATTGTCCTTTTCTTTCCAATAATAAATGCAATATTTATGAAAAAAGACCAATAGCATGCAAGCAATTTCCTTGCATGTACGATTTAAGTGGGCTTATATCGGGTCAAGAGATAAAACTTTACGAAAATACAGGATGCAAATTTGAAAGAGAGAATGAATTGAAACCTGATCTTAATAATCGTGATGAGGGGAAGCTATCAAGAAGTGACATTGTTATTTTTTTAAAAAAAAGATATGGGGATTCTTTATTCTATAATTTAGAGGGTGCTGCATATAGCAGACGTTCAAACATATTTCTGATCAATTTAGAGAAGGAGGGCAAGATTAAACTAGCCAGAAAAGGGTATGACTTAAAATATTTACTAAAAAGAATAAATAATTCAGACGCTATCGGCTTCTCAAAGTTATATGAGGAAATTACAGGAAATCCACGAAAATCAATTTATGATATGGATTCTATAAAATCCCATTTTAGCAAATACTGA
- a CDS encoding small multi-drug export protein gives MDLIKLSKRKEYFVEKSEYAWLTLAKFFAPFGIAGIVALLIIWTDSFEFGGVVLSYFFPPTSLLGRLWAIPFGLRLGLSLWEAMIAVVFVDLITSLFMVLNFDIALKIPFLGKLISKAERQGREYLKKYPFISRLAFLGIALFIALPFNGTNAVIGSIIGRIIGMKPWYAWSAVAMGSVLGCLLVAIPVYGAYLAIPGS, from the coding sequence ATGGACCTGATAAAACTATCTAAACGGAAAGAGTATTTTGTCGAGAAGTCAGAGTATGCTTGGTTAACTCTCGCTAAGTTCTTCGCTCCATTCGGCATAGCAGGCATTGTTGCCCTGTTGATCATCTGGACTGATTCTTTTGAATTTGGTGGTGTAGTTCTAAGCTATTTCTTTCCGCCTACATCCCTGTTGGGTAGGCTATGGGCGATACCCTTCGGTTTGAGATTGGGCCTAAGCCTATGGGAAGCCATGATTGCAGTCGTATTCGTAGATTTAATTACTAGCCTTTTTATGGTGTTGAACTTTGATATAGCCCTAAAAATTCCCTTTCTGGGCAAGCTGATCTCGAAAGCAGAGAGACAAGGGCGAGAGTATTTGAAAAAATATCCTTTTATCAGTAGATTAGCCTTTTTAGGTATCGCACTTTTCATAGCGCTTCCCTTCAATGGAACCAATGCCGTGATAGGGTCTATTATCGGCAGGATCATTGGTATGAAGCCATGGTATGCGTGGTCAGCAGTAGCGATGGGCTCGGTTTTAGGATGTTTACTTGTCGCAATTCCTGTTTATGGCGCATACCTTGCCATCCCCGGCTCATAG
- the fen gene encoding flap endonuclease-1, with translation MGADLRDIIEKKEIELKELFGKTIAIDAYNTLYQFLSIIRQPDGTPLMDSQGNITSHLSGLLYRTTNLIESGIKPVFVFDGKPPEFKAQTIRERAEIRDVAERRWITARTLGEEDAFKYAQASSKLDSQIVGDAKTILGYMGIPCVQAPSEGEAQAAFMAINGDADAVSSQDYDALLFGAPKLVRNLTITGRRKLPGKNIYIDVKPEMLELNSILDTLNITSKQLIDIAILIGTDYNDGIKGIGPKTALRLIQKHGAIEGALAELNESVESFDTIRESFLYPEITATYEIDWEKPKEALIIKFLCDQHDFSEERVEKVLERLIEASAQKQKTLDQWSRK, from the coding sequence ATGGGAGCAGATCTCAGGGATATCATCGAAAAAAAGGAAATCGAACTAAAGGAGTTGTTCGGGAAAACCATAGCCATAGATGCCTACAACACCTTGTACCAATTTCTTAGCATCATCCGCCAACCAGATGGGACTCCGCTGATGGACTCGCAGGGGAACATTACCTCGCATCTCTCTGGACTCCTGTATAGAACCACAAACTTGATCGAGTCTGGCATCAAACCCGTCTTTGTTTTTGATGGAAAACCACCAGAATTCAAAGCTCAAACGATCAGGGAAAGGGCAGAAATAAGAGACGTGGCTGAAAGACGGTGGATCACGGCAAGGACTCTCGGCGAGGAGGATGCGTTCAAATATGCCCAAGCATCTTCAAAATTGGATTCTCAAATAGTCGGAGATGCCAAAACTATTCTGGGTTATATGGGAATTCCATGTGTCCAAGCCCCATCCGAGGGAGAGGCACAAGCCGCATTCATGGCAATCAACGGTGATGCAGATGCAGTCAGTTCTCAGGATTATGATGCGTTGTTGTTTGGTGCACCAAAGCTGGTCAGAAATTTGACGATCACCGGGCGCAGGAAATTACCGGGAAAAAACATATACATCGATGTAAAGCCAGAAATGCTCGAGTTAAACTCAATATTGGATACGCTGAATATTACATCCAAGCAGTTGATAGATATCGCCATACTCATAGGCACAGATTACAACGATGGGATCAAAGGCATAGGACCGAAGACGGCATTAAGATTGATTCAAAAACATGGAGCGATCGAAGGAGCGCTTGCAGAGTTAAATGAGAGCGTTGAGAGTTTTGACACTATTCGGGAATCTTTTCTCTATCCAGAGATAACCGCTACATACGAAATAGATTGGGAAAAACCCAAAGAAGCGCTTATCATAAAATTCCTCTGCGATCAACATGATTTCTCTGAAGAGCGAGTTGAAAAAGTATTAGAGCGCTTGATTGAAGCGTCCGCTCAAAAGCAGAAGACATTGGACCAGTGGAGCCGTAAATAA
- a CDS encoding NAD+ synthase: MTTMGIDLKEIVEKITEFIRTSVENANAKGAILGLSGGIDSSVTAFLSAQALGNENVLGILLPEKGITREEDVEDALRIAKKLGIEHKVIEISEIMDILESALPNYDPNERVCHGNLKARIRMCILYYYANLLNRLVIGTGNRTEILLGYTTKYGDAGVDILPLGELYKMQVRALAMYLGVPEQIIRKAPSAGLWVGQTDEEEFGCSYELVDAILKKWIDEGKSYVEIEEELNISREAIEKFIQRVEENKHKRETAPTTKIWVD; encoded by the coding sequence ATGACAACAATGGGTATCGATCTTAAGGAGATAGTGGAGAAGATTACCGAGTTTATCCGAACCAGCGTAGAAAATGCAAATGCCAAAGGTGCAATATTAGGGCTCAGTGGAGGCATAGATTCCAGCGTCACAGCCTTTCTTTCTGCCCAAGCGCTTGGCAATGAAAACGTTTTAGGCATCCTGCTCCCGGAAAAGGGCATAACCAGGGAAGAGGATGTCGAAGACGCTCTGCGAATAGCAAAAAAGCTCGGCATAGAGCATAAGGTCATTGAAATTTCCGAGATAATGGACATCCTTGAATCCGCTCTCCCAAATTACGATCCTAATGAAAGGGTGTGTCATGGCAACCTTAAAGCGCGCATAAGGATGTGCATCCTCTATTATTATGCCAATCTGCTAAATCGCCTCGTGATTGGGACTGGCAACAGGACTGAAATCCTTTTAGGCTATACCACCAAGTACGGTGATGCAGGTGTGGACATACTTCCCCTTGGAGAGCTGTACAAAATGCAGGTCCGAGCACTTGCTATGTATCTAGGGGTTCCCGAGCAAATTATCCGTAAAGCACCGTCAGCAGGCCTTTGGGTCGGTCAGACGGACGAGGAAGAGTTTGGGTGTTCATACGAGTTGGTCGATGCCATTTTGAAAAAATGGATCGATGAAGGGAAGAGCTATGTAGAAATCGAAGAGGAGCTGAATATTTCGAGGGAGGCTATAGAAAAATTCATCCAACGCGTCGAAGAGAACAAGCACAAAAGAGAGACGGCGCCGACGACCAAGATTTGGGTTGATTGA
- a CDS encoding DUF4145 domain-containing protein produces the protein MKCPHCLVEIHADEHWTYLGKDSEGHWGIKHYLCPNPDCKKGIFYLVIGSARLDSSDRFLRFNEIHKSFLVYPKGSNRPPVPPQVPEKIAEDYVEACIVLSDSPKASAALSRRCLQNLLREVANVKPGNLADEIQEVIDSKSLPSYLTEDLDRVRLIGNFSAHPTKSKQSGEIIPVEPQEAEWNLDVLEGLFDFYFVQPEIMKQKRVALDKKLEDAGKKGN, from the coding sequence ATGAAATGCCCTCATTGTTTAGTAGAAATTCATGCAGATGAACATTGGACATATCTTGGAAAAGATAGTGAAGGTCATTGGGGTATTAAACACTATTTGTGTCCAAACCCTGATTGTAAGAAGGGAATATTTTATTTGGTGATAGGTAGCGCAAGATTAGATTCTTCGGATCGTTTTTTAAGATTCAATGAAATACATAAGAGTTTTTTAGTTTATCCTAAAGGGTCAAATCGTCCTCCAGTTCCTCCTCAAGTCCCCGAAAAAATAGCAGAGGACTACGTGGAAGCATGCATAGTATTATCTGATAGCCCTAAAGCAAGCGCAGCCTTAAGTCGCCGTTGTCTTCAAAACTTATTAAGAGAAGTAGCTAATGTTAAACCCGGAAATCTTGCGGATGAAATACAAGAAGTAATAGATAGTAAAAGTCTTCCATCGTACCTAACCGAGGATTTAGATAGAGTCCGATTAATCGGCAATTTCTCAGCCCACCCAACCAAAAGCAAGCAAAGCGGGGAAATTATTCCTGTTGAGCCCCAAGAGGCAGAATGGAATTTAGATGTGCTAGAAGGTCTATTCGACTTTTATTTCGTTCAACCAGAAATTATGAAGCAAAAGAGGGTGGCATTAGATAAAAAATTAGAGGATGCTGGTAAAAAAGGGAATTAA
- a CDS encoding histidinol phosphate phosphatase domain-containing protein, whose protein sequence is MIDLHTHTLFSDGELIPSELVRRATVRGYTAIGLTDHVDFTNIEFVLKNLKQAKYLEKELNVHVLVGVELTHIPPNKIEKLVNKAKQLGSEVIVVHGETIAEPVILGTNSATVRLEGVDILAHPGFISIEDAETASNNGVYLEITSRNVHALTNGHVAKIAKETSATLIVSTDAHGPEDLVTKERAIDVARGAGLDKEDADRVVSANSRKLLERIIG, encoded by the coding sequence ATGATAGATTTGCATACACATACCCTTTTTAGTGACGGAGAGCTGATACCCAGCGAGTTAGTTCGGAGAGCAACAGTTCGCGGATATACCGCCATCGGACTGACTGACCATGTGGATTTCACGAACATAGAGTTCGTATTAAAAAATTTGAAGCAAGCGAAATATCTCGAAAAAGAGCTGAATGTTCATGTGCTAGTGGGAGTTGAGCTGACACATATACCTCCAAATAAGATAGAAAAGCTGGTCAACAAGGCGAAACAACTTGGCTCAGAAGTGATAGTAGTTCACGGAGAAACGATTGCGGAGCCTGTCATTCTGGGAACCAACAGTGCCACTGTACGCCTAGAAGGCGTGGATATTTTAGCTCACCCTGGATTCATCTCAATCGAGGATGCGGAAACAGCCAGTAATAATGGCGTCTATCTGGAGATAACTTCTCGTAATGTACATGCCCTAACCAATGGCCATGTTGCAAAGATTGCTAAGGAAACGTCTGCAACATTAATAGTTTCCACAGATGCGCATGGTCCAGAAGACCTTGTAACAAAGGAGAGGGCAATAGATGTCGCCAGAGGTGCAGGCCTAGATAAAGAAGATGCCGATAGAGTGGTCAGCGCCAACTCCAGAAAATTATTAGAAAGGATTATAGGTTAA
- a CDS encoding presenilin family intramembrane aspartyl protease, with protein MKRIKDHLLLGSMCVFLLAVQVIALLLVDPLNAQHMQAFEDPQSVLNPIWYMGMILAFTLFMLLIIRLDLKWVIHLIILVVVAFTLYLVFFVMLSMIAPPTTSFIGSIMLTTALTLLLYKYPEWYIIDITGVLIGAGAAALFGISLAILPTLILLIALAVYDAIAVYQTKHMVLLAEGILDLRTPILFIIPKRWDYSFLDQTPKDEKNAYFMGLGDVVVPTILVVSAKAFIISTRFVNLPALGAIIGSLVGFAALIGLSWGEKPQAGLPFLNTGTIMGFMIGYFLQI; from the coding sequence TTGAAAAGAATCAAGGACCATTTACTGCTGGGCAGCATGTGTGTTTTCCTTTTAGCCGTGCAGGTCATTGCACTGTTGCTGGTTGATCCGCTGAACGCCCAACATATGCAAGCTTTTGAAGATCCACAATCTGTTTTGAATCCGATATGGTACATGGGCATGATCCTAGCCTTCACGCTTTTTATGCTCTTGATAATAAGACTAGACCTAAAATGGGTTATTCATCTCATCATCTTGGTAGTTGTGGCATTCACATTATATCTTGTATTTTTTGTGATGCTGTCTATGATCGCACCGCCAACCACCTCTTTTATCGGCTCAATTATGCTGACGACAGCGCTCACCCTCCTGCTATATAAATATCCGGAGTGGTACATCATCGACATCACTGGTGTATTGATAGGGGCTGGGGCTGCAGCTCTGTTTGGCATCTCGCTTGCGATCCTACCTACGTTGATCTTGTTGATCGCGCTGGCTGTATATGATGCCATCGCAGTATATCAGACAAAACATATGGTCCTGCTTGCTGAGGGCATATTAGATCTTCGGACTCCAATTTTATTCATCATTCCCAAGAGATGGGATTATTCGTTTTTAGATCAAACCCCGAAAGATGAAAAAAACGCCTATTTCATGGGGTTGGGCGACGTCGTAGTGCCTACGATCTTGGTGGTATCTGCTAAGGCTTTCATTATCTCCACACGGTTCGTTAATCTTCCGGCACTAGGCGCCATTATCGGATCGCTGGTGGGCTTTGCAGCTTTGATAGGTCTCTCATGGGGGGAGAAACCACAAGCTGGCTTGCCTTTCTTAAATACTGGCACCATAATGGGGTTTATGATCGGATATTTTTTGCAAATATAG
- a CDS encoding CBS domain-containing protein — MELTPVQKQIITALINLSRKKNEVIKGEDIAKVIGRSPGTVRNQMQSMKALELVEGIPGPKGGYKPTGNAYEAINLDKLDKEAIVCIYRNGILIEGATVSNIDFISLRHPILCRAAVKVLGDTHDFHMGDKLQVGPTPVNNLIIRGEVYGRDDTDNVVLCNINEMVSLPKKPIKEYMSKEILYVEANATLQEAALILTERNIHGAPVKENEKAIGVVTFRDIGRALAEGKIKSKVRDVMATSPISIDGNRPLYEAIKVLDKHKVGLLMVTEGEEAIGIISKTDILNELAVY; from the coding sequence ATGGAACTTACGCCAGTTCAAAAACAAATTATTACTGCTTTGATAAACCTATCCAGAAAGAAAAATGAAGTGATTAAAGGCGAGGATATAGCTAAAGTTATCGGTCGCAGTCCTGGTACAGTTCGAAATCAGATGCAATCAATGAAAGCACTTGAATTGGTGGAGGGTATTCCGGGACCGAAGGGTGGATACAAGCCGACTGGAAATGCTTACGAAGCCATTAATCTTGATAAATTGGATAAGGAGGCGATAGTTTGCATCTATCGAAACGGCATCTTGATCGAAGGTGCAACGGTCTCAAATATTGATTTTATTTCCCTAAGACATCCTATTTTATGTCGTGCCGCTGTAAAGGTTCTTGGGGATACACATGATTTCCACATGGGGGATAAACTCCAGGTAGGACCAACGCCAGTGAATAATTTGATCATCAGGGGTGAGGTGTATGGGCGGGATGATACCGATAACGTGGTATTGTGCAATATAAACGAGATGGTCTCACTGCCAAAAAAGCCTATCAAAGAGTACATGTCCAAAGAAATTCTCTATGTTGAGGCCAATGCAACTTTGCAGGAAGCAGCGCTTATATTGACTGAACGAAACATCCATGGCGCTCCGGTGAAGGAGAATGAGAAAGCTATTGGAGTCGTTACGTTCAGGGATATCGGAAGGGCCTTAGCAGAAGGAAAGATAAAGTCTAAAGTCAGGGATGTAATGGCCACGTCCCCCATCTCGATCGATGGTAACCGACCACTCTATGAAGCGATCAAGGTCTTAGATAAGCATAAGGTAGGGCTTCTGATGGTAACTGAGGGGGAAGAGGCGATAGGAATCATTTCAAAAACGGACATTCTTAATGAGTTAGCAGTGTATTAG